Proteins co-encoded in one Sebastes umbrosus isolate fSebUmb1 chromosome 20, fSebUmb1.pri, whole genome shotgun sequence genomic window:
- the bsk146 gene encoding serine/threonine-protein kinase SBK1: MSSSPLVSRANMDILDELQLIAAQNLERLEVNKYYEVIRELGKGTYGKVDLVIHKIRGTKMALKFLKKKTTKLKSFLREYSISLYLSPCPFIINMFGIAFETDDYYVFAQEYALAGDLFDIIPPQVGLPEAVAKRCVHQVAIALDYLHCKKLVHRDIKPENILIFDRECRKVKLSDFGMTRRAGSPVKRVSGTIPYTAPELCDVSRHEGFCVDYSTDVWAFGVLLFCMLTGNFPWEKALPSDSFYQEFIRWQRRRTNTVPSQWRRFTEQALRMFRRLLSVEQDRRCSVKEVFGYFSHSWMLDAENNNNNGNGNVNAGCGERVGGGGGGGGGGGGGGGGGVRGEVDGTISSSSSGEEDEELLVERMKQQTLSPLSPLSPLSPMSPVAVERGSGGGGAKGGMMEPNGGHHFVSVSTNSSVSSTNSYDRMPRENSSPGGRMLVATPIEICV; the protein is encoded by the exons ATGAGTTCCTCTCCGCTGGTGTCTCGAGCCAACATGGACATCCTGGACGAGCTGCAGCTGATCGCAGCCCAGAACCTGGAGAGGCTGGAGGTCAACAAGTACTACGAGGTGATCAGGGAGCTGGGCAAGGGCACCTACGGCAAGGTGGACCTGGTCATCCACAAGATCAGAG GTACAAAAATGGCCCTGAAGTTcctgaagaagaagacgacCAAGCTGAAGTCGTTCCTGCGGGAGTACAGCATCTCCCTCTACCTGTCTCCCTGTCCTTTCATCATCAACATGTTCGGCATCGCCTTCGAGACGGACGACTACTATGTGTTTGCACAGGAGTACGCTCTGGCAGGGGACCTCTTCGATATCATTCCTCCACAG GTTGGTCTTCCAGAGGCGGTGGCAAAGCGCTGTGTGCACCAAGTAGCCATCGCTCTAGACTACCTGCACTGTAAGAAGCTGGTCCACCGGGACATCAAGCCTGAAAACATCCTCATTTTTGACCGAGAGTGCCGCAAGGTCAAGCTGTCAGATTTCGGCATGACCCGCCGAGCTGGCTCGCCTGTGAAAAGA GTGAGCGGGACCATACCCTACACGGCCCCGGAGCTCTGCGACGTGTCCCGCCACGAGGGTTTCTGCGTGGACTACAGCACTGACGTCTGGGCCTTCGGCGTGCTGCTCTTCTGCATGCTGACCGGCAACTTCCCCTGGGAGAAGGCGCTGCCCTCCGACTCCTTCTACCAGGAGTTCATCCgctggcagaggaggaggacgaacaCGGTGCCGTCCCAGTGGAGGCGCTTCACCGAGCAGGCCCTCCGCATGTTCCGCCGGCTGCTCTCTGTGGAGCAGGACCGCCGCTGCTCCGTTAAAGAGGTCTTCGGGTACTTCAGCCACTCCTGGATGCTGGACgcagagaacaacaacaacaacggcaACGGTAACGTTAACGCTGGATGTGGAGAGAGGGTtggcggcggaggaggaggaggaggcggtggaggtggaggaggaggaggaggggtgcgGGGAGAGGTGGACGGCACTATCTCGTCATCTTCATCCggggaggaagacgaggagctCCTTGTTGAGAGGATGAAGCAGCAGACTTTATCTCCTCTCtccccgctctcccctctctctcccatgTCTCCGGTGGCGGTGGAGAGGGGGAGCGGTGGCGGCGGGGCTAAGGGCGGGATGATGGAACCGAACGGCGGACACCATTTCGTGTCCGTCTCCACCAACAGCTCCGTGTCGTCCACCAACAGTTACGACCGAATGCCGCGAGAGAACAGTTCACCCGGTGGCCGCATGCTGGTGGCCACGCCCATCGAAATCTGCGTCTGA